One genomic window of Streptomyces sp. NBC_01276 includes the following:
- a CDS encoding DUF6303 family protein produces MSKQIFRAQLSLRCCGTSAPERTAGPCWQLYVAQFGLVSEWPTFTWPTSAVIPTVEARQAALAYLGFTLVEDGEWEWTEHTGPDYHPHPVRVLLLGAVKVRQLGSGSV; encoded by the coding sequence ATGAGCAAGCAGATCTTCCGTGCGCAGCTGTCGCTGCGCTGCTGCGGTACGAGTGCGCCGGAGCGGACGGCCGGCCCGTGCTGGCAGCTGTACGTGGCCCAGTTCGGTCTGGTCAGCGAGTGGCCCACCTTCACGTGGCCGACGTCGGCCGTGATCCCGACCGTCGAGGCGCGCCAGGCGGCCCTGGCCTACCTCGGGTTCACGCTCGTCGAGGACGGCGAGTGGGAGTGGACGGAGCACACCGGTCCGGACTACCACCCGCACCCGGTACGCGTCCTTCTGCTGGGCGCGGTCAAGGTCCGGCAGCTGGGAAGCGGGTCGGTATGA
- a CDS encoding DUF2637 domain-containing protein, giving the protein MNAVHVGSAERALAVGTWLIVGGAMLYSVLTVTPLMADHTPAAWRWTAPILPLVVDAAVVIVVRLDSVLARLGGHGGAWPVALRWMTGAMTLALNIGASALVGDLVGVAVHAVAPLLLIVTAEAGLAYRRAITAAVRGLEERDRAERQAREKAAEDREEARQQRVRERREHEAALVREQREHEARLIREEADRQDRIRRENQERVDAAAAAEREARERREREREQAQAERERLERQAAQQLELEARQKADRDRKERAAQAERERREQLREQERLERERAALLSAGPPAVKLPEDRARTVVRAAFDAGLAVRVAAELTGWSVGWASARYQELRDATATAAPARG; this is encoded by the coding sequence ATGAACGCCGTTCACGTCGGTTCAGCGGAACGCGCGCTGGCCGTGGGTACGTGGCTGATCGTCGGGGGAGCGATGCTCTACTCCGTCCTGACGGTCACGCCGCTTATGGCCGACCACACCCCCGCTGCCTGGCGGTGGACGGCCCCGATCCTGCCGCTCGTCGTGGACGCGGCGGTGGTCATCGTGGTCCGCCTCGACTCGGTCCTGGCCCGCCTCGGCGGGCACGGCGGGGCCTGGCCGGTCGCGCTCCGCTGGATGACCGGTGCCATGACCCTAGCTCTGAATATCGGCGCGTCCGCGCTGGTCGGGGACCTGGTCGGGGTCGCGGTCCACGCCGTCGCCCCGCTCCTCCTCATCGTCACCGCCGAGGCTGGACTCGCCTACCGGCGGGCCATCACCGCCGCCGTACGCGGGCTGGAAGAGCGAGACCGGGCAGAACGCCAGGCCCGGGAGAAGGCGGCCGAGGACCGGGAGGAAGCCCGTCAGCAGCGGGTGCGTGAACGCCGTGAGCATGAGGCGGCCCTGGTCCGTGAACAGCGTGAACACGAGGCCCGGCTGATCCGCGAAGAGGCCGACCGGCAGGATCGGATCCGGCGTGAGAACCAGGAGCGCGTCGACGCTGCCGCAGCTGCTGAGCGGGAGGCCCGTGAACGCCGTGAACGCGAGCGTGAACAGGCCCAGGCCGAGCGTGAACGCCTTGAACGCCAGGCCGCGCAGCAGCTGGAGCTGGAGGCCCGGCAGAAGGCTGACCGGGACCGTAAGGAGCGTGCCGCCCAGGCCGAGCGTGAACGCCGTGAACAGCTGCGTGAACAGGAGCGCCTGGAGCGTGAACGCGCCGCGCTGCTGTCCGCCGGACCGCCGGCCGTGAAGCTCCCCGAGGACCGTGCCCGCACGGTCGTCCGGGCCGCGTTCGACGCTGGGCTGGCCGTGCGGGTGGCCGCCGAGCTGACCGGCTGGTCCGTCGGCTGGGCCTCCGCCCGCTACCAGGAACTCCGCGACGCGACCGCGACCGCTGCCCCGGCCCGCGGCTGA
- a CDS encoding RRQRL motif-containing zinc-binding protein, giving the protein MGTLPVYRWRLAPDGLATRRQLRAAGLRPGGQDVVAQLERPRRKRGPLVAFLYRLDLAKPVRPMTPARRAALAKANAARRRCPACRADAGYVIPASLGMCVPCHDVPEQRAA; this is encoded by the coding sequence ATGGGCACGCTGCCCGTCTACCGGTGGCGCCTGGCTCCCGACGGGCTGGCCACCCGCCGCCAGCTCCGAGCCGCCGGACTCCGGCCCGGCGGCCAGGACGTCGTCGCCCAGCTGGAGCGGCCCCGCCGAAAGCGGGGGCCGCTGGTCGCCTTCCTCTACCGGCTCGACCTCGCCAAGCCAGTCCGGCCCATGACCCCGGCCCGGCGGGCGGCTCTCGCCAAGGCGAACGCCGCCCGCCGCCGGTGCCCGGCCTGCCGGGCCGATGCCGGGTACGTGATCCCGGCCTCGCTCGGCATGTGCGTGCCCTGCCACGACGTCCCCGAACAGCGTGCCGCCTGA
- the traA gene encoding plasmid transfer protein TraA, with protein MAANNQGTNRGTPGAGWNTVGAQRSRSAPRAGANGSQTKVNNKTFSPGFNFTVNSGGRGGGGGGGGFATNGSGGGGRQPQSLLPAPEFSSPAQVRQYCNSVRAAGVALSIEVAMGAEILKATLVQVPDPGGRIGGSRIRAAKVARKMQRAADALRDAAKNAAATYALFQQEYEEEINRVRHRARRPSQPRMDWGQL; from the coding sequence ATGGCCGCCAACAACCAGGGCACGAACCGCGGCACGCCCGGCGCCGGGTGGAACACGGTCGGCGCCCAGCGGTCCCGGTCGGCGCCGAGGGCGGGCGCGAACGGCTCGCAGACCAAGGTCAACAACAAGACGTTCTCCCCGGGGTTCAACTTCACCGTCAACAGCGGGGGCCGCGGCGGCGGGGGTGGGGGAGGCGGATTCGCCACCAACGGGTCCGGCGGGGGCGGGCGTCAGCCGCAGTCGCTGCTGCCGGCGCCGGAGTTCAGCTCCCCGGCGCAGGTCCGCCAGTACTGCAACAGCGTTCGTGCCGCCGGGGTCGCTCTGTCGATCGAGGTCGCGATGGGCGCGGAGATCCTCAAGGCCACCCTGGTCCAGGTCCCCGACCCGGGCGGCCGGATCGGGGGTTCGCGGATCAGGGCGGCGAAGGTCGCCCGCAAGATGCAGCGCGCCGCCGACGCTCTGCGCGACGCAGCGAAGAACGCCGCCGCGACCTACGCCCTGTTCCAGCAGGAGTACGAGGAAGAGATCAACCGTGTCCGCCACCGCGCCCGCCGTCCCTCGCAGCCGCGCATGGACTGGGGCCAGCTCTAG
- the traB gene encoding plasmid transfer protein TraB, whose translation MGEHKHSAEQQYEDQLRGSSDGSGLTAYVLHRAKPHLPPWLATAGLGLAGALGSVQWEGSAAAGVGLTLVSVALTGVTWWAGKATGQQRRLHSAITVAAGSAWLTGACLAGPLTGPLPDLYLMGGPALALSWNIRMVLRRNVDGAPAGSTDKGLLEKVGLARAQIGATSVEPNRVTAKMLLEAGEQTNDDVAKVLPRLASALDLPTSAVRYLGDPGSARRGELVIVPEDMLAQVADWPGPSSLGASIAEPLVIGRYDDGSPLVLWLPGDPEAKRNATHVLIAGGTGSGKGETALNLMTEILSRRDVLLWVSDPKMFQDFRPLLPGMDWAAEGGPDTEVMVEAIKTVIPARTRWLGAHSYRQWIPEAADRQTSPDHTCRPDGQACGCAGLPFLVTWMEEAANTLRLMGDDAFTGIAQEARSAGVSLVVSLQRPSYDQMSTSTRASLPSVIALGCDPRDEGFSLPDTVIDAGAHPGAWGNRRPGYCYVVSPGIPEDRYPSPGRTFAVPHTAVPTMEALAAWAQRHGATADPITAGAAGAVAGQNYTGRPTPDSTPAPRPAVSEEDPGMETESHGLLTDPEDAGIDPEAELPEGQDGDDTPMWESPGRKPSPAEARELFARALDDFESARQMVVGPKDFMDWCDRHNLSRPWVSERLKEAALDGRLEPTSATGRWRIVPSLMAA comes from the coding sequence ATGGGCGAGCACAAGCACAGCGCCGAGCAGCAGTACGAGGACCAGCTCCGCGGGTCTTCGGACGGCTCCGGTCTCACCGCGTACGTCCTGCACCGGGCCAAGCCCCACCTGCCGCCCTGGCTCGCCACGGCCGGGCTCGGCCTGGCGGGGGCGCTGGGGAGTGTGCAGTGGGAGGGCAGTGCGGCGGCCGGGGTCGGTCTGACCCTGGTCTCCGTCGCCCTGACCGGGGTCACCTGGTGGGCGGGCAAGGCGACCGGGCAGCAGCGGCGTCTTCACTCGGCCATCACCGTGGCCGCGGGCTCCGCGTGGCTGACCGGGGCCTGCCTGGCAGGTCCGCTCACCGGGCCGCTCCCGGACCTGTACCTGATGGGCGGCCCGGCGCTCGCCCTGTCGTGGAACATCCGCATGGTCCTGCGCCGCAACGTCGACGGCGCCCCGGCCGGCAGCACCGACAAGGGCCTCCTGGAAAAGGTCGGCCTCGCGCGGGCGCAGATCGGCGCCACGTCGGTGGAGCCGAACCGGGTCACGGCGAAGATGCTCCTGGAGGCCGGGGAGCAGACCAATGACGACGTGGCCAAGGTCCTGCCGCGGCTCGCGTCGGCGCTGGACCTGCCGACCTCCGCGGTCCGTTACCTGGGGGATCCCGGCTCCGCGCGCCGCGGGGAACTGGTCATCGTCCCGGAGGACATGCTCGCCCAGGTCGCGGACTGGCCCGGCCCGTCCAGCCTGGGTGCCTCCATCGCTGAGCCGCTGGTCATCGGCCGCTACGACGACGGCTCGCCGCTGGTCCTGTGGCTGCCGGGCGACCCGGAGGCCAAGCGCAACGCGACGCACGTCCTGATCGCGGGCGGGACCGGATCCGGTAAGGGCGAGACCGCCCTCAATCTGATGACGGAGATCCTCTCCCGCCGCGATGTCCTGCTCTGGGTGTCCGACCCGAAGATGTTCCAGGACTTCCGGCCGCTGCTGCCTGGCATGGACTGGGCGGCCGAGGGCGGCCCGGACACCGAAGTCATGGTCGAGGCCATCAAGACGGTCATCCCCGCCCGGACCCGCTGGCTCGGCGCCCACTCCTACCGGCAGTGGATCCCCGAAGCCGCCGACCGGCAGACCAGCCCCGACCACACCTGCCGCCCCGACGGCCAGGCCTGCGGCTGTGCCGGTCTGCCGTTCCTGGTCACATGGATGGAAGAGGCCGCCAATACCCTGCGGCTGATGGGCGACGACGCGTTCACCGGGATCGCCCAGGAGGCCCGCTCCGCCGGCGTCTCCCTGGTCGTCTCCCTGCAGCGCCCGTCCTACGACCAGATGTCCACCAGCACCCGGGCATCCCTGCCGTCCGTGATCGCGCTCGGCTGCGACCCCCGTGATGAGGGGTTCTCCCTTCCGGACACGGTCATCGACGCGGGCGCCCACCCCGGCGCGTGGGGTAACCGGCGCCCCGGCTACTGCTACGTCGTCTCGCCGGGCATCCCCGAGGATCGCTACCCCTCCCCGGGCCGCACCTTCGCCGTCCCCCACACCGCCGTTCCCACCATGGAAGCCCTCGCGGCCTGGGCCCAGCGGCACGGCGCCACCGCCGACCCCATCACCGCCGGGGCCGCCGGCGCGGTCGCGGGACAGAACTACACCGGCCGCCCCACCCCGGACAGCACCCCGGCACCGCGACCGGCCGTGAGCGAAGAGGACCCCGGCATGGAAACGGAATCCCACGGCCTGCTGACCGACCCCGAGGACGCGGGCATCGACCCCGAGGCCGAACTCCCCGAGGGGCAGGACGGGGACGACACCCCGATGTGGGAGTCCCCGGGCCGCAAGCCGTCGCCCGCCGAGGCCCGCGAACTCTTCGCACGGGCCCTGGACGACTTCGAGTCCGCCCGGCAGATGGTCGTCGGCCCGAAGGACTTCATGGACTGGTGCGACCGCCACAACCTGTCCCGCCCGTGGGTCTCCGAGCGTCTCAAGGAAGCCGCCCTCGACGGCCGCCTGGAGCCGACTTCCGCCACCGGCCGGTGGCGGATCGTCCCCTCCCTCATGGCCGCTTGA
- a CDS encoding bifunctional DNA primase/polymerase — protein MTQPNTFPREPAQPALPAHLTTALWLAGIGLPVLPLREGKLPFGNCTTCKESACGDRPNMKTPGACQCPAPCHGWAAATTDPAVLISPAWARAWRQAVAVAYHPGGAGLTVVDLDNAEAIGWARETLHATKVVATTRGEHWVYRGAMKSCNKVRPGVDIKSSMSYARWYGPGTGPITPLPDAVRALAVKEESVPAPVAHAITLPAVAGTEECPHRTPAYLERGISMAKHRIADAQSTIHNNVYRVFLAVLAKHGRCGCLTQDHIERLFTAAQEKGESLRHCEIAWTNARMKLGL, from the coding sequence ATGACCCAACCCAACACCTTCCCGCGAGAACCCGCCCAACCGGCCTTACCCGCACACCTCACCACCGCACTGTGGCTCGCCGGGATCGGTCTGCCCGTCCTGCCGCTGCGCGAGGGCAAGCTCCCCTTCGGGAACTGCACCACCTGCAAGGAGTCGGCGTGCGGGGACCGGCCCAACATGAAGACTCCCGGCGCCTGCCAGTGCCCCGCCCCCTGCCATGGCTGGGCCGCCGCCACCACCGACCCGGCCGTTCTCATCTCCCCGGCCTGGGCCCGCGCCTGGCGCCAGGCGGTCGCGGTCGCCTACCACCCCGGCGGCGCCGGGCTCACCGTCGTGGACCTCGACAACGCCGAGGCCATCGGCTGGGCGCGTGAGACCCTGCACGCCACCAAAGTCGTGGCGACGACGCGCGGGGAGCACTGGGTCTACCGGGGGGCCATGAAGTCCTGCAACAAGGTCCGGCCCGGCGTCGACATCAAGTCGTCTATGTCCTACGCCCGCTGGTACGGCCCCGGCACCGGTCCGATCACCCCCCTGCCGGACGCCGTCCGGGCGCTGGCCGTGAAGGAAGAATCCGTTCCGGCGCCGGTCGCCCACGCGATCACCCTGCCCGCCGTGGCCGGAACCGAGGAATGCCCCCACCGCACTCCGGCCTACCTGGAGCGCGGGATCTCCATGGCCAAGCACCGCATTGCCGATGCCCAGAGCACGATCCACAACAACGTGTACCGGGTCTTCCTCGCCGTCCTGGCCAAGCACGGCCGGTGTGGCTGCCTCACCCAGGACCACATCGAGCGGCTGTTCACCGCCGCGCAGGAGAAGGGCGAATCCCTGCGGCACTGCGAGATCGCCTGGACCAACGCCCGCATGAAGCTGGGACTGTGA
- a CDS encoding ATP-binding protein gives MPEDEKNPARQIITDYAQAHFRYFRTTEGTVYAQKNGHPVARPIRSQGTTGSHRQELMVGLFNDGLGVFNGTALKEALDLIEALALSQDVQATHIRVAPGFDGATWLDLGRDDGRSVRIHPTGWDIRIPDPREVCWRRTQLTGELPLPEKDTDGKGIDALLRLCNFANAESECLAVAWLIGCLEPSVPVPAPFLTGPQGAGKSTGGRMLVRIIEGMTGDLRRAPKDEENLITAVAAGWVTALDNLSHLPPDLSDLMCCIVTGAESIKRALFTDGDVVRSRYRRPLLLTGIDVGVIRPDLAERLLPLRLERPRVRRTEAELWAEYAQVLPVILGSLLDLTVKVRATEADIPTDLRMADFAHLCAQLDAATGLGSLAAYRASLDDLNDDVIEGDLLAQTVLKHAAGLDPGEEVRMASTEWLHALTQLYTGEDFRPLPRGWPTTGKVLSDRLKRLQPTLAARGVLVDWGRTKTARYIEMTRPAPPAPAQPAPMF, from the coding sequence ATGCCCGAGGACGAGAAGAACCCGGCCCGGCAGATCATCACCGACTACGCCCAGGCGCACTTCCGGTACTTCCGCACCACCGAAGGCACCGTCTACGCGCAGAAGAACGGTCACCCCGTCGCCCGACCCATCCGCTCTCAGGGGACGACTGGGAGTCACCGGCAGGAACTCATGGTCGGGCTCTTCAACGACGGGCTCGGCGTGTTCAACGGCACCGCCTTGAAGGAGGCACTGGACTTGATCGAAGCGCTCGCGCTCAGCCAGGACGTGCAGGCCACCCACATCCGCGTGGCCCCGGGGTTCGACGGGGCGACGTGGCTGGACCTGGGCCGCGACGACGGCCGGTCCGTCCGCATCCACCCCACCGGCTGGGACATCCGAATCCCCGACCCGCGAGAGGTGTGCTGGCGGCGCACCCAGCTCACCGGGGAACTTCCCCTCCCCGAGAAGGACACCGACGGCAAGGGCATCGACGCTCTGCTGCGGCTGTGCAACTTCGCCAACGCCGAGAGCGAGTGCCTGGCCGTCGCGTGGCTGATCGGCTGCCTGGAGCCGTCCGTGCCCGTCCCCGCCCCGTTCCTCACCGGCCCCCAGGGCGCCGGCAAGTCCACCGGCGGGCGGATGCTGGTGCGGATCATCGAGGGCATGACCGGTGACCTGCGCCGGGCCCCGAAGGACGAGGAGAACCTGATCACCGCCGTGGCGGCCGGATGGGTCACCGCCCTGGACAACCTCTCCCACCTGCCCCCGGACCTGTCTGACCTGATGTGCTGCATCGTCACCGGCGCCGAGAGCATCAAGCGCGCGCTGTTCACCGACGGGGACGTGGTCCGCTCCCGCTACCGCCGCCCCCTGCTCCTGACCGGCATCGACGTGGGCGTCATCCGCCCCGACCTCGCCGAACGCCTCCTGCCCCTGCGGCTGGAGCGGCCCCGGGTGCGGCGGACGGAAGCGGAGCTGTGGGCGGAGTACGCCCAGGTCCTGCCCGTCATCCTCGGCTCGCTCCTGGACCTGACGGTGAAGGTGCGGGCCACCGAGGCCGACATTCCCACCGACCTGCGGATGGCCGACTTCGCCCACCTCTGCGCCCAGCTTGACGCGGCTACCGGCCTGGGCTCGCTGGCCGCCTACCGGGCCAGCCTCGACGACCTCAACGACGACGTCATCGAGGGTGACCTCCTCGCACAGACCGTCCTCAAGCACGCCGCCGGCCTCGACCCGGGCGAGGAGGTGCGGATGGCCTCGACCGAGTGGCTGCACGCTCTCACCCAGCTCTACACCGGCGAGGACTTCCGCCCCCTGCCCAGGGGCTGGCCGACCACGGGGAAGGTCCTCTCCGACCGACTCAAGCGGCTTCAGCCCACCCTCGCCGCCCGCGGCGTTCTCGTGGACTGGGGTCGCACCAAGACCGCCCGCTACATCGAGATGACCCGCCCGGCCCCACCGGCGCCAGCACAGCCCGCCCCGATGTTCTGA
- a CDS encoding excisionase family DNA-binding protein, which produces MSITHLDARPAEGNDPAPVLLTVEEAARCLRIGRTTCFALIRRGELESLMIGGLRRVPADAPAVYLARRRAERHAA; this is translated from the coding sequence ATGAGCATCACTCACCTCGACGCCAGACCCGCCGAGGGCAACGACCCGGCGCCCGTTCTCCTGACCGTCGAAGAGGCTGCACGCTGCCTCCGGATTGGGCGGACGACCTGCTTCGCCCTCATCCGTAGGGGAGAGCTGGAGTCACTGATGATCGGCGGGCTGAGGCGGGTCCCCGCCGATGCGCCGGCCGTGTACCTCGCCCGGCGCCGCGCTGAGCGGCACGCCGCCTGA
- a CDS encoding tyrosine-type recombinase/integrase produces MAEDKKRTRQPNGRSSIYQGSDGKWHGRVTVGIRDDGTPDRRHVERKTRAEVTAAVRELEKQRDAKTVRKPGKAWTVRTWLTHWVENVAPLAVNDNTMVGYRVAVRKHLIPGLGAHRLDRLKPEHIETFYAKLQANGSKSATAHQVHRTFRTALNEAVRRGHLGKNPVQLAKAPKTGDYEVEPYSVQEVQRLLCAAERHRNSARWAVALALGLRQGEVLGLMWDDVDLEGGFLVVRRSRHRPQYAHGCAEQCGRKAGYCPERRRTNPELSTTKSRAGRRAVGLPDQLVDLLRNHRKAQEKERAAAKRWQENRLVFPNEQGRSPSHRRDWAEWKDLLAEANVRDGRLHDARHTAATVLLILGVPERAVMGLMGWSTTAMAARYQHMVDAVRTDIARQVDGLIWKAETDRPDDDDGSAGALVPSN; encoded by the coding sequence GTGGCGGAAGACAAGAAGCGCACTCGGCAGCCCAACGGCCGCAGCTCCATTTACCAGGGGAGCGACGGCAAATGGCACGGCCGCGTCACCGTCGGCATCCGTGACGACGGCACGCCAGACCGGCGCCACGTCGAGCGCAAGACCCGCGCCGAGGTGACCGCGGCTGTCCGGGAGCTGGAGAAGCAGCGTGACGCGAAGACCGTGCGGAAGCCGGGAAAGGCGTGGACGGTCAGGACGTGGCTGACCCACTGGGTGGAGAACGTGGCGCCCCTGGCGGTCAACGACAACACCATGGTCGGGTACCGCGTCGCCGTGCGAAAGCACCTCATCCCCGGCCTGGGGGCCCACCGGCTCGACAGGCTCAAGCCCGAACACATCGAGACGTTCTACGCCAAGTTGCAGGCCAACGGCAGCAAGTCGGCCACCGCGCATCAGGTGCACCGGACCTTCCGCACCGCCCTGAACGAAGCCGTACGGCGCGGTCATCTCGGTAAGAACCCGGTTCAGTTGGCCAAGGCTCCGAAGACGGGGGACTACGAGGTGGAGCCCTACAGCGTGCAGGAAGTGCAGCGGCTGCTGTGCGCCGCTGAGAGGCACCGCAACTCGGCGCGGTGGGCGGTCGCACTCGCCCTCGGACTGCGCCAGGGGGAGGTACTGGGACTGATGTGGGACGACGTCGACCTTGAGGGCGGGTTCCTCGTGGTCCGGCGAAGCCGTCACCGGCCGCAGTACGCCCACGGGTGCGCGGAACAGTGCGGGCGCAAGGCCGGCTACTGCCCGGAGCGGCGGCGGACGAACCCCGAGCTGTCCACCACGAAGTCCCGCGCGGGCCGCCGCGCCGTCGGTCTGCCCGACCAACTGGTGGACCTGCTGCGTAACCACAGGAAGGCCCAGGAGAAGGAGCGGGCGGCGGCCAAGCGGTGGCAGGAGAACCGGCTGGTGTTCCCCAACGAACAGGGCCGCAGTCCGTCCCACCGCCGGGATTGGGCCGAGTGGAAGGATCTGCTGGCCGAGGCGAACGTCCGGGACGGCCGCCTGCACGACGCCCGGCACACGGCCGCGACGGTGCTGCTGATCCTGGGGGTTCCCGAGCGCGCCGTCATGGGGCTCATGGGGTGGTCGACCACCGCCATGGCCGCTCGGTACCAGCACATGGTGGACGCGGTCCGGACGGACATCGCGCGGCAGGTGGACGGCCTGATCTGGAAGGCGGAGACGGACCGGCCCGATGACGACGACGGGTCGGCCGGCGCCCTCGTACCGTCCAACTGA
- a CDS encoding MFS transporter — MSALEPRRSVPDAAPPPQGGVLGPAYRTLSVGMISVIFLIAFEATAVGTAMPVAARELDGIGLYAFAFSAYFTTSLFGMVLSGQWSDRQGPLRPLTVGIGAFAAGLVCSGTAVGMGVFVLGRAVQGFGGGLVIVALYVVVSRAYEERLRPAIMAAFAASWVVPSIVGPLAAGTVTEHLGWRWVFLGIPALVVVPLVVALPAIRRTASGPVDPGAVTAFDRRRIGFALGISLGAGLLQYAAQDLRWLSLLPGAAGVALLVPAVRALMPRGTYLARRGLPSVVLLRGVAAGSFIGAESFVPLMLVTQRGLSPTLAGFSLALGGVTWAVGSWVQSKGRMAPYRERLMVAGMVMVALAIAAAPAVLIEAVPVWTVALAWAGGCLGMGLVIGPTSVLLLELSAPEEAGANSAALQISDALANVVLLAAVGAAFAGLGGGAVGSAGHTPAAGATASHPAAFLAVFLPMACVALVGAWVATRLDPAPNRLDPAETRLGPAPAATGTAPAETGTAPAETGTAPAETGTPKS, encoded by the coding sequence ATGAGCGCCCTTGAACCCCGGAGATCCGTGCCCGACGCCGCCCCGCCCCCGCAGGGCGGCGTTCTCGGGCCCGCGTACCGGACGCTCAGCGTCGGGATGATCTCCGTCATCTTCCTGATCGCCTTCGAGGCCACCGCCGTCGGGACGGCCATGCCCGTCGCTGCCCGGGAGCTGGACGGGATCGGGCTCTACGCCTTCGCGTTCTCCGCCTACTTCACCACCAGCCTCTTCGGCATGGTCCTGTCCGGGCAGTGGTCCGACCGGCAGGGGCCGCTGCGACCGCTCACCGTCGGGATCGGGGCCTTCGCCGCCGGGCTGGTGTGCTCCGGGACCGCCGTGGGCATGGGGGTCTTCGTCCTCGGGCGGGCCGTGCAGGGGTTCGGGGGCGGGCTGGTCATCGTCGCGCTCTACGTGGTGGTCAGCCGGGCCTACGAGGAGCGGCTGAGGCCCGCCATCATGGCCGCCTTCGCCGCGAGCTGGGTCGTGCCGTCCATCGTCGGGCCGCTGGCCGCCGGGACGGTCACCGAGCACCTCGGCTGGCGGTGGGTGTTCCTCGGCATCCCGGCGCTGGTCGTCGTACCGCTGGTGGTGGCCCTGCCCGCGATCCGGCGGACCGCCTCCGGGCCCGTGGACCCCGGGGCGGTCACCGCGTTCGACCGGCGCCGGATCGGGTTCGCCCTCGGGATCTCGCTGGGCGCGGGGCTGCTCCAGTACGCCGCCCAGGACCTGCGCTGGCTGTCGCTGCTGCCCGGCGCCGCGGGCGTGGCCCTGCTGGTGCCGGCCGTGCGGGCGCTGATGCCGCGCGGGACGTACCTGGCCCGGCGCGGCCTGCCGTCCGTGGTGCTGCTGCGCGGGGTCGCGGCGGGGTCCTTCATCGGGGCGGAGAGTTTCGTGCCGCTCATGCTGGTCACCCAGCGGGGGCTGAGCCCCACGCTGGCCGGCTTCTCGCTGGCGCTGGGCGGGGTGACGTGGGCGGTCGGTTCCTGGGTGCAGTCCAAGGGGCGGATGGCGCCGTACCGGGAGCGGCTCATGGTCGCCGGGATGGTCATGGTGGCCCTCGCCATCGCGGCGGCCCCGGCGGTGCTCATCGAGGCCGTCCCCGTCTGGACGGTGGCGCTGGCCTGGGCGGGGGGCTGCCTCGGCATGGGGCTGGTGATCGGCCCGACCAGCGTGCTGCTGCTGGAACTGTCGGCGCCCGAGGAGGCCGGGGCGAACTCCGCCGCGCTCCAGATCTCCGACGCCCTCGCGAACGTGGTGCTGCTCGCGGCCGTCGGTGCGGCCTTCGCCGGGCTCGGCGGGGGAGCGGTGGGGTCGGCCGGGCACACCCCGGCCGCGGGGGCCACCGCCTCGCACCCCGCCGCCTTCCTGGCGGTGTTCCTGCCGATGGCGTGCGTGGCGCTGGTGGGGGCCTGGGTCGCGACCCGGCTGGACCCCGCCCCGAACCGGCTGGACCCCGCGGAGACCCGGCTGGGCCCCGCCCCGGCGGCGACGGGTACTGCCCCCGCCGAGACGGGCACCGCGCCGGCCGAGACGGGTACCGCCCCGGCCGAGACGGGTACCCCGAAAAGCTGA
- a CDS encoding type II toxin-antitoxin system death-on-curing family toxin, giving the protein MRHLTLAEVLDLARHACLARDQPVELRAPGLLESAVHRPRARMFGVPAYEDPYEQAAALLHGIAVNHPLVDGNKRTAWLAAATFLAVNGVDLAAVDQDAAYGLVIDVAAGHEADVAVIAERLRAM; this is encoded by the coding sequence GTGCGCCACCTCACCCTCGCCGAGGTCCTCGACCTCGCCCGGCACGCCTGCCTGGCCCGGGACCAGCCCGTGGAACTGCGCGCCCCCGGGCTGCTGGAGTCCGCCGTGCACCGGCCCAGGGCCCGCATGTTCGGCGTGCCCGCGTACGAGGACCCGTACGAGCAGGCGGCCGCGCTGCTCCACGGCATCGCCGTGAACCACCCCCTGGTCGACGGGAACAAGCGGACGGCCTGGCTGGCCGCCGCCACCTTCCTCGCCGTGAACGGCGTGGATCTCGCGGCGGTGGACCAGGACGCGGCGTACGGCCTGGTCATCGACGTCGCCGCCGGGCACGAGGCCGATGTCGCCGTGATCGCGGAGCGGTTGCGCGCGATGTGA